The Chitinophaga niabensis genome segment ACCACTTTTTTAGTATCCGTGATAATGGCATCCTCTTCCCCGGGCAATTTAGCCAGGAAATGTTTTTCAATGAGCTTGTAGAGGGAAAGTTCCACTTTCTTTGGATCTATCAGTACAAACTTCAGTTGGGAAGGATGTTTTTTGAACAACAGTGATACAAGCAGGGTATTAATACCTACAGATTTACCCTGACCGGTAGCACCCGCCATCAGCAAGTGGGGCATCTTGGCCAGATCGGCTATAAAGTTCTCGTTATCGATCTTTTTACCAATTGCAATGGGAAGGTCCATCTGGCTATGCAGGAACTTATCAGAGGCCAGCATGTTCCGCAGGGAAACGATGGTCTTTTTCACATTCGGCACCTCAATACCGATCGTTCCTCTTCCCGGAATAGGCGCAATGATCCGGATACCCAATGCAGAGAGGCTGAGTGCAATATCATCCTCCAGGTTTTTGATCCGGGAGATCCGCACACCTGCAGCCGGTACTATTTCGTAGAGCGTAACGGTAGGCCCAACGGTAGCACTGATCTTCTGGATTGAAATATCGTAGTTCTTGAGCGTGTCTATGATCTGGTTCTTGTTCAGTTCCAGTTCGGAAGCATCCTGCACAATCTTATCTGAGCCGTGATTATCCAGCAGGTCCAGTGTAGGGTATTTGTAATCCCTGAGGTCCAGCGTGGGTTCATATGGATCAGCCAGTACCGGTTCTCTCACGGGTTCCAGCTCTTCGATCGCTTCTTCATCCGGGTCTTCAAAAACAGGTTTTATCTCAAAGGCAACTTCTGCCGTGTCGTTCTTTTTACGGGCGGGTGGCGGAGTAACAGGCAATTCTTCCTGGATAAAGATCTTCGCTTCCTGTTCCGGTACTTCCGGAATAACAGGTGCAGGTGGTTCCGGCACTGCTACCGGCGGTACATAAGCAGCCGGTTCTTCTTTCTCTATCAATTGCAATTCCTGCTCAAACTCTTCTTCTTCCTCAACCGGCACCAGTGTTACCAGGCTTTCACCTCCTTTATAGGCATTCTTCTTTTCTTCAACAGGCGGTTTTACCGGCAACAGTTCTTCTTCTTCCTCCGGTTCCCCGAATCCGGCAAAAGCTTCTTTCACCGGTTTGGGTTTACGCTCCGGTAATTTGAAATCAATATTGAACTTCCAGATCACCCAGCTTAGCCCTGCCAGTACCAGTAACAATCCGGCCCCGGTTTTACCCAGGAACCCGCTGGTCCATTTATTCAGGCTATCCCCCAAAGCTCCTCCCCAGGGGAAAGCGGCATTGCCTGACAGGAAAGCCATGGTCATACTGATGAACAGCAATCCGAACAGGATATATTTCACATTGCGCCAGATGCGGAAAACGCGGCGGCCTACAATGAAATTGATACCAATAATGAAAAAGAAATAGCAGAACAGGTAAGAGGCAATACCAAAACCTTTGAAAAAGAACCAATGGGAGGTAAAGGCACCTAAGCGGCCCAGGAGGTTATCCACCTCTATCTCGTGCATGAAAAGCACCTGCGAGGAATAACGGAAAACCTTGTCCTGGTCTTCTTCCCAGGTAAATAAATAAGAAGTGAACGCAATAAAGCAATAAAGGGCTAACAAAAGAAATACAGCGCCAAGCACTTTATGGGTGCGCTCGTCCTTCACCAGTTCCTTCACTTTTACTTCAGGCTCCTTATCGGGCTTGAGTACATCAGGATTTGGTGGCTGCTCTTTCTTCTTTTTAGGTTCTTTCTTTTCTGATTTCAGTGTGTTTCCAGCCATAATCGAAATCAAAAGTAACTTATTTCCTGAGCACGCCCAATAGCAATGCTACCCATCCTGCAATAAAAAACAGGCCGCCTAAGGGGGTGATGGCACCAATGCCTCTGAGCCCTACGGTTTCAGTTGCTTTCAACAGGGTCAATGCGTACAGGGAGCCGCTGAAAAGCAGGATGCCTATCAGGAAAAACCTGCCCGCCCAAACAAGTTGAGGTGTGGGAATATGTGCATATAAAATACCCACAGCCAGGAGGGCAAACACATGATAAAATTGGTAGGTTACACCGGTCTGGAAAGTGCTTACGGTTTCCATAGGAACGAGTTCTTTCAGCTTATGTGCGCCAAATGCGCCCAATATCACTGCAAGGCCTCCTAACAGTGCTGCCCAAACGAGAAATGTTTTATGCATTGTTGATCAGTTTATCAAAGGTCTCCAAAGTTATTTCATCTTCACTAATGATAATCTGACTTTGCTCATAAAAGGGCTGGCGTTCTGCTAATTTCTTTTCGGTGAAAGACATCAGCTCTTCTGTTCCCAGGTCCTGTATAAGGGGGCGTTTGTATTGTTTCCTTTGCAGGCGTTCCACCATTACTTCCAGGGAAGGGTTCAGCCAGATGGTAGTGCCGGCCTCATTCATAAAGTCCATGGTATCTGAAAAACAGGGCGTGCCCCCGCCGCAGGAGATCAGGAAGGAATCATTGTCTGCGGCCAGTTCCCGCAATACTTTGCCTTCTGCTTTACGGAAGTAGTCTTCGCCTTTTTGATTAAAGATATCGGCAACAGACATCCCTTCCCTTTCCACGATCACTTCATCCAGGTCGAAATACGGCAGGTTCCAGTGAATGGCCAATTGTTTGCCCCAATAGGATTTTCCGGCTCCCATGAAACCCAATAGAAATAGTTTCAAAGCTGATAGTTTTACGGCGCAGAAAGTAAAAAATCTTTTTTACTTCTGCACGATTACTTTTTATTCTCCCCTGACACCCAGGCCAGGCAAAGGTCTTTATCCATTAAATACTGAAGGTCCAGCGTGGCGATCCGGTCTCCTTTCAGAAAATCGCAGGTAAGGAAACCTGTTTGTCCGAAAGCAAAAACCTGGAGCTGCATATTGGCCTTAAAATCCAGCCCTCCCATTCCATACCATTTATACACCGCTTCCTTGGCAGACCAGCAAACGGTTTGATGCGCCAGCTGGTTTTCGGAAGATAAAAATTCGGCTTCCCTCGGCGCCAGGAATTTATGGGCAACCCGCGCTACCTTGGGTTGTACTTTTTCAATATCAATGCCTACATGTTCCCGCCTGCTCACAATGGCGGCTGCAAAATCCTCACAATGGGAAATGGAAAAATGGTAAGGATTTCCCGGAATATAGGGTTTCCTGCTGTCCATGATCCTTATCTCATTTACGGGTAGGTCCGGGAAAAGCTCCACTAAGAGATACCTCCCGGCAAAATGCTGCAGGCGTTTGTGCGGGTGATGCACTTCGGGCTCAATGGTTACCGCTGTTCTGAAGAATGCTTCTTCTTCACCAATTTTCCACACTCCCAGCTTCGTATCCTGATCTATTTGTATCGTTCGTATTAATGGCATAAATTCGCCGCATTAAATGCGAATTTAATGGGAAATACCCAACTGGCCTAACCTACTAAACAAATCACATTCATGATCTTGTCTGACAAAAGGATTTTAGAGGAAATTGAAAAGGGCACTATCGTGATCAGCCCTTATGATCGCAAATTCCTGGGTACCAACTCCTACGATGTACATCTGGGAAAGTACCTGGCCACTTATAAGGACAGGGTGCTGGATGCCCGCAGGCACAATGAGATCGTGCATTTCGAGATCCCGGAAGAAGGTTTCATCCTTCAGCCGAATACGCTCTACCTGGGTGTTACACTTGAATACACGGAAACGCATGCGCATGTTCCTTTCCTGGAAGGCAAGTCCAGCACAGGCCGCCTGGGTATCGATATCCATGCTACCGCCGGAAAAGGAGATGTAGGCTTTTGCAACACCTGGACGCTGGAGATCTCCTGCGCACAGCCGGTACGCATTTATGCAGGCATGCCTATCGGACAGCTGATCTACTTTGCAGTGGAAGGAGATGTGGAAACTTTCTATAATAAGAAAGGCGATGCGAAGTACAATGGGCGTACGGTGCGGCCTGTGGAGAGCATGATGTGGAAGAATGTGTTTTAACAACTGATATTCAATTGATTATATAAAAAGGTCCGGCATTCCGGGCCTTTTTTGTGCCATTATAATTTCTAAAATTTATACACTACTTTCATTCCCATTAACAAAACCAATATGAGCTCCAAGTCTAACAGAAGAAAATTTCTGGGCACTGCCGCTGCCCTCGCTGCAGGTACTGCCGCAGTGGCCATGCCTTTGTCCAATCAGCCACCGAAATACCCGGTAGTTCACCATGTATTTTTCTGGCTGAAGAACCCTGATTCCAAGGAAGACCGCGCTAAACTGATAGCAGGGGTAAAATCCTTATCTAAAATACCTACCGTAAAAGAACTGCGCGTAGGTGTAGTGGCCAGCACAGAGAAAAGGGACGTGGTAGATAACAGCTGGGCTGTTTCCGAACTGATGTTCTTTGCCGACCTCGCAGGCCAGGAAGCCTACCAGACCCATCCCATCCACCTGGAATTCATTAAGAATTGCAGTCCTCTCTGGGATAAAGTAATTGTGTACGATGCCGTAGAAGCATAATTATGGCTACTGAATACTGGATGAGCGGGCCGGTAGAAAACATACCGGCATTACTGCAACCTGTTGCACATGCATTGTTGCAGGCTAACAGGGAAGTGAATACCATGATGCAGGGATTCCCGGAAGAAAAACTATGGGAAGCCCCCCGGGGCGTTGCCGCTCCCGGATTCCACCTGCAACATATGAGCGGTGTGATAGACAGGCTGTTCACTTATGCCCGCGCAGAATTGCTGAGCCAGGAACAATATGATCAGTTAGCGGAAGAAGGAAAACCGGTGGCAACCTCCGCCGCTTTGCTCCAACGTTTTGATGAACAGGTGAAAAAAGCCCTTCAGCAATTATCTCAAACAGATCCCAACACGCTTACCGACTTCCGTGGTGTTGGCAGGAAGCAACTGCCTTCTACCGTAATGGGTTTATTATTCCACGCCGCAGAACATACCATGCGCCATACCGGCCAGTTATTAGTTACTGTTAATGTCTTAAAATGAAAAAACTCCTCGTTATATTTTTCCTGCTGGCTTGCGGCGTTGCGCAGGCAGCTAAAGTTGACACCGTTGATACCTATAGCAACGCTATGAAAAAAAACATCAAAGCCGTAGTGATCAGGCCGGATAATTATGCTGATAAAGCAGAATGGCCGGTTGTTTATCTTCTGCATGGCCATGGTGGCAGCTACAACAACTGGGTAAAGAATGTGAAATATGTACAGGATGCAGCAGACCAGTTGCAGATGATGATCGTTTGCCCGGATGGCGGCGTAAGCAGCTGGTATTGGGATAGCCCGGAAGATGCATCCTGGAAATATGAAACCTATGTGGCAGGAGAGCTGGTGAAATGGGTAGATGCGAATTACAAAACAAGGAAAGATGCAAAAGGCAGAGGGATCACCGGCCTGAGCATGGGTGGCCATGGTGCACTTTACCTTGCATTCAGGCACCAGGATGTTTTTGGCACTGCCGGCAGCATGAGCGGTGGTGTGGACATCCGCCCTTACCCCAACAACTGGAACATGGCCAAACGTTTGGGCACACAGGCGGAACAACCGGAACGCTGGGATAAATACACCGTGATCAATATGCTGCATCTGCTCACGCCCAATTCACTGGCTTTGATCATTGATTGCGGAACGGAGGATTTCTTCTATAAAGTGAACGAAAACCTGCATAAAGAACTACTGTACCGCGGCATTCCGCACGACTATTTAACCAGGCCCGGCGCACATAACTGGGATTACTGGAACAATGCCGTGCAATACCAGTTACTGTTCATGCACAACTTCTTTGATCGTAAATAATACACAACATAAAAAGGGCCGTCTCGAAGCAGGAGACGGCCCTTTTTTTATGTCCTGACCGCTGATCATTAAAGGTTGCAGGAGTATTTCATTATTGTTATATTTGAAACAGGTCAATTTACGTCTATGAAGATCAATGTCAATTCCACTGATTATACACTTGACGTACCAGATAACACCACTCTACTAGATGCTTTAAGAATCCATTTGAACCTAACGGGCAGCAAATACGGCTGCGGCGAAGGGGCATGTGGTGCCTGTAAAGTATTGGTAGATGGCCGTGCGATGCCTTCGTGCATTACACCTGTTGCGAGTGTACAGAACAAGGCCATCCTTACAATAGAAGGATTGGAAAAGGATGGAAAACTGCATCCCATGCAACAGGCCTTCCTGGATGCGGATGCATTTCAGTGTGCCTATTGTTCTTCAGGTATGATCATGGCCGCCATTGCATTGAAGATGAAAAACCCGAAACCCAGTCGGCAGGAGATCATAGACGCCATGCAGGGTAATATCTGCAGGTGCTGTGTGTACCCACGCATCATTAATGCCATCAGCAAAGCTTAACCCATGGATAATCCGACTATACATACCGTTACAAGGAGGAATTTCTTCAAACTGCTGGGCGGAGGGGTGGCTATTATCCTCACCTGGTCCGATCTGTTTGCATCAAAAGAAACAGCCCTCGCAGACGAAAACAGCATTGCCGCCTGGATCCATATACAGGAAAATGGCAAGATCGCCGTATTTACCGGAAAGGTGGAAGTAGGGCAAAACATCCGCACCTCCCTATCACAGGTGGTGGCAGAAGAACTCTCTGTACCGGTGGATGCCATTGAAATGACCATGGGAGATACATTGCTGACACCTTACGACCGTGGCACATACGGAAGCCTCACTACTCCTACCATGGCCCCCAAACTGCGCAAAGCTGCTGCCTCCCTGAAAGAAGCACTGGCAGATATGGCGGCGGCAGAATGGAAAACGGATAAACAATCCGTGAAAGTGAAAGATGGTAAAGCTGTGCATACCAGTTCCGGTAAAACACTGAGTTATGCAGCACTGGTCAAAGGCAAAAAGCTGGAACTTCCCCTCAACGATAAAGTAACCTTAACTCCTGCGGAACAATGGACGGTAGCAGGGACCGCAGTGCCTAAGATCGACGGTAAACTTTTCGTTTCCGGTAAACACAAATATGTATCTGACATGGTGGTGCCGGGCATGGTGTACGGAAAAATATTGCGGGCACCCTCCTACGGCGCAACATTGGTTTCCGCTGATGTAGAAAAAGCGCGTATATCCCCTGCCGTTACTATCGTAAAAGAGAAGGATTTTGTAGGAGTGATTGCCCCCGATCCGCAAACTGCCGCCAATGCATTGGCCAGGATAGATGCGCAATGGAATACCACTGCACAACCTTCCAAAGCCAATATCTTCACTTACCTGAAGGAGAATGCGAGGAAAGGGGATCATAAAGAAGAAGTGGAAAAGGCGTTTGCAGCTTCCGCCATCAACATTAAACAGCATTTTGAAATACAATACATAGCGCATGTTCCCCTGGAACCACGCGCAGCCATCGCCATCTGGGAAGGTGAAAAACTTACTGTATGGACCGGCACGCAACGCCCTTTTGGTGTACAGGAAGAACTGGCGGAAGAATTCTCCATCGCTAAAGAAAAGATCCGTGTGATCATGCCGGATACCGGATCTGCCTATGGTGGGAAACACAGTGGAGAAGCAGCCCTTGAAGCGGCAAAGCTGGCTAAGGTAACCGGCAAACCGGTAAAAGTGGTATGGACGCGTGAGGAAGAATTTAAATGGGCTTATTTAAGACCGGGAGGCCTCATTGAAGCAGCAGCGAGTGTAAATAAAGAAGGGCTTATCACCTCCTGGGAATTTCATAATTACAATTCCGGCAACGCAGGAATAGATATGCCCTACGATACGGCTAACGAACATATTCAGTTCCATCCTTCCAAAACACCGTTAAAACAAGGCTCCTACCGTGGCCTCGCAGCCACAGCGAACGTGTTTGCCATTGAAAGCATCATGGACGACCTCGCCCGGAAATTAAAACGTGATCCACTTGATTTCAGGCTAAGCAATTTAAAAGATGAACGCCTGAAACATGTATTGCAAACCGCCGCTACAAAGTTTGGCTGGAAGAAAGAAAAGAAAGCCGGCCATGGTTACGGCATCGCCTGCGGATTTGTAAAGAACTCCTACATTGCCACCTGTGTGGAAGTAGTACATGATACCTCCTCAGAACAACTTAAAGTATTGCGCATTGTGGCTGCTTATGATTGTGGTACGATCGTAAATCCCATGCACCTGGAAAACCAGGTGATGGGCTGTATCCTCCAGGGCCTGGGAGGTGCGTTGTTTGAGGAGATCGACTTTGCGGACGGACGGATCTTAAATCCTTCCCTCTCCAGCTACCGCGTGCCCCGCTTTACGGACATACCACCATTGGACATTATACTGATCAACAGGAAAGATATACCATCGGCCGGCGCCGGTGAAACTCCCATTGTTGGCATTGCCCCTGCTATACGCAACGCCATCCTGGATGCTACGGGTATTAAATTGTACAACCTGCCTTTGATTCCACAAGGGCTCAAGACCAATTCATAAAACTATGGCAACATTCAATTTAACGGTCAACGGAAAAAAACACACGGTGGATGTAAGCCCCCAAATGCCTTTGCTATGGGTATTGCGGGATGTGATCGGCCTTACCGGAACAAAGTTTGGTTGCGGTATAGCGCAATGCGGTGCCTGCACAGTTCATATCGGGGATGCAGCCGTAAGGTCCTGCGTATATCCTGTAAGCAGCGTAGGCACAGAGAAGGTCATTACCATTGAAGGTTTATCTGCAAACGGCGATCATCCTGTACAAAAAGCATGGGAAGAAATAGATGTTCCGCAATGCGGATATTGCCAGAGCGGACAGATCATGGCAGCTGCAGCATTATTGAAAAGCAATCCTCATCCAACAGATGAAGAGATCAATGATGCCATGACGAATATCTGCCGCTGTGCCACCTATACCCGTATTAAAAAAGCAGTCAAAAGTTTAATCTAACGCTCCTTAAAACCTACATATGGAAGAACTGGATAAAAAATTAAGCAGAAGGAATTTCATCCGTATCAGTGCGTTAACGGGTGGAGGTTTGATCCTTGGGTTCAGTACCCTTGCTGCAGATACCCCGGGGCAGGAGCAGACCTTTGATCTTAATGCTTTCATCAGGATCGATACACAGGGCCGCATCACACTCATGAGCCCCAATCCGGAAATAGGCCAGGGTGTTAAAACTTCCCTGCCTATGCTGATCGCGGAAGAGCTGGATGTGGACTGGAAAAATATACAGGTACAGCAAGCCGGACTGGATACCACTAAATACAAACGGCAGGTGGCAGGCGGTAGTGGTTCTGTGCGTGCAAGCTGGGAATCTTTCAGGCAAACAGGTGCCACTGCAAGGCAAATGCTGATCAATGCAGCAGCTGCCGCATGGGCAGTACCTGCAGCTGAATGTACCACGGAGAATGGGATGGTACTTCATAAAGGGAGCAACAAAAAAATGAGCTACGGTGAACTGGCAGAAGCAGCTGCCAAACTGGAAGTTCCCAAAGATGTAAAAGTAAGGTCCACGGAAACATACAAGCTGCTCGGACAACGCATCAGGAATGTGGACAATCATGCCATCGTTACCGGCAAATACAAATACGGCATTGACACCAAACGGGAAGGCATGTTATATGCCACCATTATCAGGCCGCCTGCATTTGGCATGTCCCTGGTTTCTTTTGATGATGCAGAAGCAAAGAAAGCATTGGGTGTAAAACAGGTACTCCGTTTTGAGAATAAGATCGCAGTGCTGGGCCGTTCTACCTGGGAAGTGATGCAGGGTGCAAAAAAAGTGAAAGCACAGTGGAAAGAAGAAGGCCCGCTGGAAAGCACAGATGATTATATTAAAAACCTGCATGCCCTCCTGGCTAAAGATCCGCAGGATAAACCCAGGAGAAAAGACGGTGATATAAATGCCGCTTTTTCCAATGCAGCCAAAGTAATAGAAGTAGCATTTGATGCGCCCTTCCTGGCCCATAATACCATGGAGCCCATGAACTTCTTCGCCCATGTGAAAGCAGACAGCGCTGAATTGTATGGCCCCATACAAACACCGGAACGTGCAAGGCAACGTGTGGCAGAAATATTGAAACTGCCCGAAGATAAAGTATCTGTGATGATGACGCGTATGGGTGGTGGTTTCGGAAGAAGGCTGATGACGGATTTTGTGGAAGAGGCGGCTATCGTATCCAAACTCGCGGGCAATCTTCCAGTAAACGTGATCTGGTCAAGAGAACATGATATGGGTGGTGGTTATTACCGGCCCATGTACAGTTATAAGTACAGGGCTGCTGTTGATAAAGACAATAAGCTGGTGGCCTGGCATCATTATTCTGCAGGCGTGGGTGGTGCTGCGAGCCCTGATAGTTTCCCTGCAGGAGCAGTACCCAACTTGCAGGTAGATACCCATGTATATAAATCCCCTGTTACCACGGCACCCTGGAGAGGGCCCACCCACAACTTCATTGCCTTCTCGGAACAATCCTTCCTGGATGAGATTGCACACAAGATAGGCAAAGACCCTGTAGCACTGCGCCTGGAACTTTTAGAACAGGCAAAAAGCAGTCCCACAGGCAGGGTGAATTATGAGCCGGACAGGTTTGCAGCGGTGATCAAAAAAGCTGCTGAAATAGGTGGATGGGGAAAATCCAAAGGTGCAAACACCTTCCTTGGATTCGCCGCGCATTTCTCTTTTGAAAGTTATGTAGCGCAGGTGGCAGAAGTAGAAAAACAGGCAGATGGAAAGGTGAAACTGAAAAAGGTGTATTGCGTGGTGGATTGTGGAACAGTTGTGAACCTGAGTGGCGCGGAAACGCAGGTAGAAGGCAGTATCATTGATGGCATCGGCCACTCTATGTTTGCAGAGATCACACTTACAAAGGGTAAACCTGATCAGACCAATTTCTCCGCTTACCGCATGATCCGCTTAAGCGAAATACCTGAAATAGAAATTCATTTTATAAAAAGTAATGTAGCACCAACAGGACTTGGCGAACCAGCCTTACCCCCTGCCGGCGCAGCATTGGCGAATGCCGTTTTTGCAGCAACAGGTGTAAGGCTCACCAGTCAGCCTTTTATCAAAAGTGATCTGTTCGCATGATAACAGTGCCATTATATTTTGATTATTGTGCTACCACACCCTGCGATCCGCGGGTAGTGGAAGAGATGCTGCCCTACTTCACCCACCATTATGGAAATACTGCCAGCAGGGACCATGGTTTCGGCTGGATGGCCAAAGAAGCAACAGAGCATGCAAGAGAGCAGGTGGCGCATTTAATACAGGCTAATCCTAAACAGATCGTTTTCACCTCCGGGGCAACGGAAGCCATCAACCTTGCGCTGAAAGGGCTCGCAGAAGCAAATGCCTCCAAAGGCAAACATATTATTACCGCAAGAACAGAACATACCGCCGTACTGGATACCTGCGCTTACCTGGAAGAAAAAGGGTTTTCAATTACTTATCTGCACACAGATCAGCAAGGCCAGATCTCCCTGGAAGACCTGGAACATGCCATCAGGAAAGAAACCATCT includes the following:
- a CDS encoding FtsK/SpoIIIE family DNA translocase, translating into MAGNTLKSEKKEPKKKKEQPPNPDVLKPDKEPEVKVKELVKDERTHKVLGAVFLLLALYCFIAFTSYLFTWEEDQDKVFRYSSQVLFMHEIEVDNLLGRLGAFTSHWFFFKGFGIASYLFCYFFFIIGINFIVGRRVFRIWRNVKYILFGLLFISMTMAFLSGNAAFPWGGALGDSLNKWTSGFLGKTGAGLLLVLAGLSWVIWKFNIDFKLPERKPKPVKEAFAGFGEPEEEEELLPVKPPVEEKKNAYKGGESLVTLVPVEEEEEFEQELQLIEKEEPAAYVPPVAVPEPPAPVIPEVPEQEAKIFIQEELPVTPPPARKKNDTAEVAFEIKPVFEDPDEEAIEELEPVREPVLADPYEPTLDLRDYKYPTLDLLDNHGSDKIVQDASELELNKNQIIDTLKNYDISIQKISATVGPTVTLYEIVPAAGVRISRIKNLEDDIALSLSALGIRIIAPIPGRGTIGIEVPNVKKTIVSLRNMLASDKFLHSQMDLPIAIGKKIDNENFIADLAKMPHLLMAGATGQGKSVGINTLLVSLLFKKHPSQLKFVLIDPKKVELSLYKLIEKHFLAKLPGEEDAIITDTKKVVHTLNALCIEMDLRYDLLKEAGTRNIREYNKKFTERRLNPLKGHRFLPFIVLVIDEFADLIMTAGKEVEMPIARLAQLARAIGIHLIIATQRPSVNIITGTIKANFPARIAFKVSSKIDSRTILDIGGSEQLIGQGDMLISFNGELVRLQCAFVDTPEVERVVEFIGEQRGYPEAFMLPEYVDEKEMEGKDFSLADRDPLFDEAARVIVQNQQGSTSLLQRRMKLGYNRAGRLMDQLEAAGIVGPNLGSKAREVNVKTEADLEEILGSM
- a CDS encoding DUF423 domain-containing protein; this encodes MHKTFLVWAALLGGLAVILGAFGAHKLKELVPMETVSTFQTGVTYQFYHVFALLAVGILYAHIPTPQLVWAGRFFLIGILLFSGSLYALTLLKATETVGLRGIGAITPLGGLFFIAGWVALLLGVLRK
- a CDS encoding shikimate kinase encodes the protein MKLFLLGFMGAGKSYWGKQLAIHWNLPYFDLDEVIVEREGMSVADIFNQKGEDYFRKAEGKVLRELAADNDSFLISCGGGTPCFSDTMDFMNEAGTTIWLNPSLEVMVERLQRKQYKRPLIQDLGTEELMSFTEKKLAERQPFYEQSQIIISEDEITLETFDKLINNA
- a CDS encoding 4'-phosphopantetheinyl transferase family protein, encoding MPLIRTIQIDQDTKLGVWKIGEEEAFFRTAVTIEPEVHHPHKRLQHFAGRYLLVELFPDLPVNEIRIMDSRKPYIPGNPYHFSISHCEDFAAAIVSRREHVGIDIEKVQPKVARVAHKFLAPREAEFLSSENQLAHQTVCWSAKEAVYKWYGMGGLDFKANMQLQVFAFGQTGFLTCDFLKGDRIATLDLQYLMDKDLCLAWVSGENKK
- the dcd gene encoding dCTP deaminase, with protein sequence MILSDKRILEEIEKGTIVISPYDRKFLGTNSYDVHLGKYLATYKDRVLDARRHNEIVHFEIPEEGFILQPNTLYLGVTLEYTETHAHVPFLEGKSSTGRLGIDIHATAGKGDVGFCNTWTLEISCAQPVRIYAGMPIGQLIYFAVEGDVETFYNKKGDAKYNGRTVRPVESMMWKNVF
- a CDS encoding Dabb family protein translates to MSSKSNRRKFLGTAAALAAGTAAVAMPLSNQPPKYPVVHHVFFWLKNPDSKEDRAKLIAGVKSLSKIPTVKELRVGVVASTEKRDVVDNSWAVSELMFFADLAGQEAYQTHPIHLEFIKNCSPLWDKVIVYDAVEA
- a CDS encoding DinB family protein produces the protein MATEYWMSGPVENIPALLQPVAHALLQANREVNTMMQGFPEEKLWEAPRGVAAPGFHLQHMSGVIDRLFTYARAELLSQEQYDQLAEEGKPVATSAALLQRFDEQVKKALQQLSQTDPNTLTDFRGVGRKQLPSTVMGLLFHAAEHTMRHTGQLLVTVNVLK
- a CDS encoding alpha/beta hydrolase, which produces MKKLLVIFFLLACGVAQAAKVDTVDTYSNAMKKNIKAVVIRPDNYADKAEWPVVYLLHGHGGSYNNWVKNVKYVQDAADQLQMMIVCPDGGVSSWYWDSPEDASWKYETYVAGELVKWVDANYKTRKDAKGRGITGLSMGGHGALYLAFRHQDVFGTAGSMSGGVDIRPYPNNWNMAKRLGTQAEQPERWDKYTVINMLHLLTPNSLALIIDCGTEDFFYKVNENLHKELLYRGIPHDYLTRPGAHNWDYWNNAVQYQLLFMHNFFDRK
- a CDS encoding (2Fe-2S)-binding protein: MKINVNSTDYTLDVPDNTTLLDALRIHLNLTGSKYGCGEGACGACKVLVDGRAMPSCITPVASVQNKAILTIEGLEKDGKLHPMQQAFLDADAFQCAYCSSGMIMAAIALKMKNPKPSRQEIIDAMQGNICRCCVYPRIINAISKA
- a CDS encoding xanthine dehydrogenase family protein molybdopterin-binding subunit, which produces MDNPTIHTVTRRNFFKLLGGGVAIILTWSDLFASKETALADENSIAAWIHIQENGKIAVFTGKVEVGQNIRTSLSQVVAEELSVPVDAIEMTMGDTLLTPYDRGTYGSLTTPTMAPKLRKAAASLKEALADMAAAEWKTDKQSVKVKDGKAVHTSSGKTLSYAALVKGKKLELPLNDKVTLTPAEQWTVAGTAVPKIDGKLFVSGKHKYVSDMVVPGMVYGKILRAPSYGATLVSADVEKARISPAVTIVKEKDFVGVIAPDPQTAANALARIDAQWNTTAQPSKANIFTYLKENARKGDHKEEVEKAFAASAINIKQHFEIQYIAHVPLEPRAAIAIWEGEKLTVWTGTQRPFGVQEELAEEFSIAKEKIRVIMPDTGSAYGGKHSGEAALEAAKLAKVTGKPVKVVWTREEEFKWAYLRPGGLIEAAASVNKEGLITSWEFHNYNSGNAGIDMPYDTANEHIQFHPSKTPLKQGSYRGLAATANVFAIESIMDDLARKLKRDPLDFRLSNLKDERLKHVLQTAATKFGWKKEKKAGHGYGIACGFVKNSYIATCVEVVHDTSSEQLKVLRIVAAYDCGTIVNPMHLENQVMGCILQGLGGALFEEIDFADGRILNPSLSSYRVPRFTDIPPLDIILINRKDIPSAGAGETPIVGIAPAIRNAILDATGIKLYNLPLIPQGLKTNS
- a CDS encoding (2Fe-2S)-binding protein, which codes for MATFNLTVNGKKHTVDVSPQMPLLWVLRDVIGLTGTKFGCGIAQCGACTVHIGDAAVRSCVYPVSSVGTEKVITIEGLSANGDHPVQKAWEEIDVPQCGYCQSGQIMAAAALLKSNPHPTDEEINDAMTNICRCATYTRIKKAVKSLI
- a CDS encoding xanthine dehydrogenase family protein molybdopterin-binding subunit; the protein is MEELDKKLSRRNFIRISALTGGGLILGFSTLAADTPGQEQTFDLNAFIRIDTQGRITLMSPNPEIGQGVKTSLPMLIAEELDVDWKNIQVQQAGLDTTKYKRQVAGGSGSVRASWESFRQTGATARQMLINAAAAAWAVPAAECTTENGMVLHKGSNKKMSYGELAEAAAKLEVPKDVKVRSTETYKLLGQRIRNVDNHAIVTGKYKYGIDTKREGMLYATIIRPPAFGMSLVSFDDAEAKKALGVKQVLRFENKIAVLGRSTWEVMQGAKKVKAQWKEEGPLESTDDYIKNLHALLAKDPQDKPRRKDGDINAAFSNAAKVIEVAFDAPFLAHNTMEPMNFFAHVKADSAELYGPIQTPERARQRVAEILKLPEDKVSVMMTRMGGGFGRRLMTDFVEEAAIVSKLAGNLPVNVIWSREHDMGGGYYRPMYSYKYRAAVDKDNKLVAWHHYSAGVGGAASPDSFPAGAVPNLQVDTHVYKSPVTTAPWRGPTHNFIAFSEQSFLDEIAHKIGKDPVALRLELLEQAKSSPTGRVNYEPDRFAAVIKKAAEIGGWGKSKGANTFLGFAAHFSFESYVAQVAEVEKQADGKVKLKKVYCVVDCGTVVNLSGAETQVEGSIIDGIGHSMFAEITLTKGKPDQTNFSAYRMIRLSEIPEIEIHFIKSNVAPTGLGEPALPPAGAALANAVFAATGVRLTSQPFIKSDLFA